A stretch of Caldanaerobius polysaccharolyticus DSM 13641 DNA encodes these proteins:
- the pckA gene encoding phosphoenolpyruvate carboxykinase (ATP) has translation MVKIPGLLNTGRIYRNLPVPVLVEMSLSRKEAILTSTGALNILTGKYTGRSPHDKFIVDYPEIHREISWGNINRPISHEKYHHLYEKLMAYLQNRDLFVFDGYVGADPEYRLKVRVVNELATQNLFSHQLFINPPEEELKDFQPDYTVIAAPGFNACPELDGTHSEAFIIVNYVEKTVIIGGTSYCGEIKKSVFSVMNYILPHRGVLPMHCSANVGKNGDVALFFGLSGTGKTTLSADPERYLIGDDEHGWSDKGIFNFEGGCYAKCINLSQENEPQIWNAIKFGTLLENVVVDENRNCRFDDSTYTENTRAAYPLSHMPNAVASGTGGIPKNVVFLTADAFGILPPISKLTKEQAMYYFLSGYTSKLAGTERGITEPQATFSNCFGAPFLPLEPVKYAELLGERIEKYNPNVWLVNTGWTGGPYGVGKRIRLKYTRAMISAALSGNLDCVEYAKLPVFNLMMPVQCPSVPPEILNPKNTWADKSSYDKQIRKLALNFIENFKKFKGVSDEVVTSGPAL, from the coding sequence ATGGTAAAGATACCAGGTCTATTAAATACAGGTCGAATTTACAGGAACCTTCCAGTACCCGTCTTGGTGGAAATGTCTCTAAGCCGAAAAGAAGCCATTTTGACAAGTACTGGAGCACTAAACATACTGACAGGAAAATACACTGGCCGTTCACCCCACGACAAGTTCATCGTAGACTACCCCGAAATCCACCGCGAGATAAGCTGGGGCAACATCAACAGACCCATTTCTCATGAAAAATATCATCACCTGTACGAAAAGCTCATGGCTTATCTGCAAAACCGAGATTTATTCGTCTTTGACGGTTACGTAGGCGCAGATCCTGAATACCGGCTAAAAGTTCGAGTCGTCAACGAACTGGCAACGCAAAACCTTTTTTCCCATCAACTGTTTATAAACCCACCAGAGGAAGAACTTAAAGATTTTCAGCCTGATTACACTGTTATCGCGGCACCCGGTTTTAATGCTTGCCCTGAATTAGACGGAACTCATTCAGAAGCCTTTATTATAGTAAACTACGTAGAAAAAACAGTAATAATAGGTGGTACGTCGTATTGCGGCGAAATAAAAAAGTCCGTATTTTCCGTTATGAACTACATATTACCTCACAGAGGCGTTCTTCCTATGCACTGTTCCGCCAATGTGGGCAAAAACGGCGATGTAGCATTGTTTTTTGGGCTATCAGGAACGGGTAAGACTACTTTATCAGCTGATCCTGAAAGATACCTTATAGGTGACGATGAACACGGCTGGTCAGATAAGGGAATATTCAATTTTGAAGGAGGGTGTTATGCCAAATGCATAAACCTTTCCCAGGAAAATGAACCCCAGATATGGAATGCTATTAAGTTTGGTACACTTTTGGAAAACGTGGTGGTAGACGAGAATAGAAACTGTCGTTTTGACGATAGCACATATACTGAAAATACCAGGGCTGCATACCCGCTCTCTCACATGCCTAACGCTGTGGCCTCAGGTACAGGAGGTATTCCTAAAAATGTGGTATTTCTCACCGCTGATGCCTTTGGAATCCTCCCGCCTATATCAAAGCTTACAAAAGAACAGGCCATGTACTACTTTCTATCAGGTTACACCAGCAAATTAGCTGGAACTGAAAGAGGTATAACAGAGCCTCAAGCCACGTTTTCCAACTGCTTCGGAGCGCCTTTCCTACCCCTTGAACCCGTAAAATACGCTGAGCTTTTAGGCGAAAGGATAGAAAAGTACAATCCTAACGTGTGGCTGGTAAATACTGGCTGGACAGGCGGTCCCTACGGCGTTGGTAAGAGGATAAGACTAAAATACACTCGCGCTATGATATCCGCGGCTTTATCGGGAAATCTGGACTGCGTGGAGTACGCAAAATTACCGGTGTTTAACCTCATGATGCCAGTACAATGCCCGAGCGTACCTCCTGAAATACTAAATCCCAAAAACACCTGGGCTGACAAAAGTTCGTACGATAAACAGATTCGAAAGCTGGCGCTGAACTTTATAGAAAACTTTAAAAAATTTAAGGGCGTAAGTGATGAAGTAGTCACATCAGGACCAGCCCTTTGA
- a CDS encoding ribose-phosphate diphosphokinase: protein MNIQGSKIKIFSGNANRELAKAIAENVGIPLGDAEVKTFSDGEICVKFNETVRGADVFIIQPTCHPVNNNLMELLIMIDACKRASAGRINAVIPYYGYARQDRKARARDPITAKLVADLITIAGADRVLTMDLHAAQIQGYFNIPTDHLLGAPILAKYVMGMNIKNPVVVSPDHGSAGRARNFAEKLDCPMAIIDKRRPKENVAEVMNIVGDVKGKTAILIDDIVDTAGTITLGAEALIKNGAVEVYAAATHGVLSGPAIERIEASPIKELIITDTIPLPEHKKSPKIKVVTVAPLFAEAIIRIYEGISVSKLFE, encoded by the coding sequence ATGAACATACAGGGGAGCAAAATAAAGATTTTTTCTGGCAATGCCAACAGAGAACTGGCAAAGGCCATTGCCGAAAATGTGGGTATACCTCTGGGCGATGCAGAGGTTAAAACCTTTAGCGATGGCGAGATATGCGTAAAGTTTAATGAGACGGTGAGAGGTGCTGATGTATTTATAATTCAGCCCACATGTCATCCAGTAAATAATAATCTGATGGAACTTTTAATAATGATAGATGCGTGCAAAAGGGCATCTGCGGGGAGGATCAATGCGGTCATACCCTATTACGGTTATGCAAGACAGGATAGAAAAGCTAGGGCGAGGGATCCCATCACGGCGAAGTTGGTGGCGGACTTGATAACCATTGCGGGTGCTGATAGGGTTTTGACTATGGACTTGCACGCTGCCCAGATACAAGGTTATTTTAACATACCTACTGACCACCTTTTAGGTGCGCCTATACTGGCGAAGTACGTTATGGGCATGAATATCAAGAACCCTGTAGTGGTATCACCTGACCACGGAAGTGCTGGAAGGGCAAGGAATTTTGCGGAGAAACTAGACTGCCCTATGGCTATCATAGACAAAAGGCGGCCTAAAGAAAATGTGGCGGAAGTCATGAACATCGTAGGTGATGTAAAAGGCAAAACGGCTATATTGATAGACGATATAGTAGATACAGCAGGTACCATAACGCTAGGCGCTGAAGCGTTGATAAAAAACGGTGCTGTAGAAGTATACGCAGCTGCAACCCACGGTGTCTTATCAGGACCTGCTATAGAGAGGATAGAAGCTTCTCCCATTAAGGAGTTGATAATTACCGATACCATACCTCTGCCTGAGCATAAAAAATCGCCTAAAATTAAGGTCGTGACGGTAGCACCTCTGTTTGCAGAGGCTATAATAAGGATATATGAAGGTATTTCGGTGAGCAAGTTGTTTGAGTAA
- a CDS encoding MFS transporter: protein MSGKGAMMFGNIRGNARGCLLYEPMFVIPYSMFTTYSSLYMKELGLSDTQIGFITSLGLLVQIYSSFISGYLTDVLGRRKALILFDLLSWSIATLIWAVSQNFWYFFIAAIINGFQKVPNTAWNCLLVEDTDPQDRPVIFAVLQFIGIIAGFFAPLGGLLVKRFTLVPAMRIMYAIAFVSMTLMFIGRNYATHETDIGIKKMKESSGLKFSDSIKEYVSAVREIWNNKALMIIFAVYILNNFQITIRGTYQYLYLVDVLKLSDVMISVFPSVSSLAMLILLFFIMPRLKNEYADKYMKYGFAASLVANLILVLAPPANIPLAMVSTLLVSAGGMIITPYLESAVANAISDETRAKTFSILTVLILLFISPAGIIGGWTYSIQPRIPFVLVAVTFLLCIILMGVLVKYNRVNCGEKKASSEL from the coding sequence ATGAGTGGAAAGGGTGCTATGATGTTTGGCAATATAAGGGGTAATGCCAGAGGGTGCCTTTTATATGAACCCATGTTTGTCATACCCTACAGCATGTTTACGACGTATTCATCTCTGTATATGAAAGAATTAGGATTAAGTGATACCCAGATCGGCTTCATCACATCGCTGGGGTTGTTGGTACAGATATATTCTTCATTTATAAGCGGGTATCTCACTGACGTGCTAGGCAGAAGAAAAGCCCTTATCCTGTTTGACTTGTTGAGCTGGAGTATAGCTACGCTCATATGGGCAGTATCCCAAAATTTCTGGTATTTTTTTATAGCTGCTATAATAAACGGTTTCCAGAAGGTGCCGAATACAGCGTGGAATTGTCTGTTGGTAGAGGATACGGATCCTCAGGATCGACCTGTGATTTTTGCTGTGCTTCAGTTTATAGGTATTATAGCCGGATTCTTTGCTCCTTTGGGGGGGCTTCTTGTAAAACGTTTTACGTTAGTGCCTGCTATGAGGATAATGTATGCCATAGCTTTTGTGAGCATGACGTTGATGTTTATAGGCAGAAATTATGCCACCCATGAAACCGATATAGGCATTAAAAAGATGAAAGAAAGCAGCGGATTAAAATTCAGTGATAGCATTAAAGAATACGTGAGTGCTGTAAGAGAGATATGGAATAATAAAGCTCTTATGATCATATTCGCTGTATATATACTCAATAATTTCCAGATTACTATAAGAGGAACGTATCAGTATTTATACCTTGTCGATGTGCTAAAATTAAGTGATGTGATGATATCTGTATTTCCTTCTGTTTCCTCTTTAGCTATGCTGATATTGTTGTTTTTTATTATGCCAAGGCTTAAAAATGAATACGCTGATAAGTATATGAAATACGGTTTTGCGGCATCTTTGGTCGCCAATTTGATACTGGTTCTGGCTCCTCCTGCCAACATACCTCTGGCGATGGTGAGTACTTTGCTGGTTTCAGCAGGGGGTATGATTATAACTCCGTATCTTGAAAGCGCGGTGGCCAATGCCATTTCCGATGAAACTAGGGCAAAAACTTTTTCCATATTAACTGTTCTTATATTGCTTTTTATATCACCTGCGGGGATTATCGGCGGCTGGACTTATTCTATACAGCCTAGGATACCATTTGTACTGGTGGCTGTTACGTTTTTGCTTTGTATAATTCTAATGGGGGTGTTAGTAAAATATAACAGAGTAAATTGTGGCGAGAAAAAAGCATCTTCTGAGCTTTGA
- a CDS encoding N-acetylmuramoyl-L-alanine amidase produces MLVCLDPGHGGSDLGAISNGIYEKDITLKLAQKVKDNLTRKYVVDVLLTREKDEDVSLKDRADMANKAKANFFLSLHVNAGKGEGYEDYIYNSLSVTSKTAALREIVHSVLANFYAGYRCMDRGMKKANYYVLRETDMSAVLCENLFVDSAYDEKLLKDEAFIENLSRAYVEAIAMALNLSKKSSTLYAVQVGAYSSIIYASRVANDLKAKGYDAVIKEIPNL; encoded by the coding sequence ATGTTGGTTTGTCTAGACCCAGGTCATGGCGGATCAGATCTTGGTGCTATTTCCAACGGTATATATGAGAAGGATATAACACTTAAACTGGCTCAAAAGGTTAAGGATAATTTGACGAGAAAATACGTCGTGGATGTCCTTTTGACAAGGGAAAAGGACGAAGATGTAAGCCTTAAAGATAGAGCAGATATGGCTAATAAAGCAAAAGCCAACTTCTTCTTGTCACTGCACGTTAATGCAGGAAAAGGAGAAGGATACGAAGACTACATTTACAATAGCTTAAGCGTAACCTCCAAAACGGCTGCTTTGAGGGAGATTGTCCACAGCGTATTAGCCAATTTTTACGCTGGTTACCGGTGTATGGATAGGGGTATGAAAAAGGCCAATTATTACGTCTTAAGAGAAACGGATATGAGCGCTGTACTATGTGAGAACCTTTTTGTGGACAGCGCTTACGATGAAAAACTGTTAAAAGATGAGGCTTTCATAGAAAATCTGTCCAGGGCTTATGTGGAAGCTATCGCTATGGCGCTGAATTTAAGCAAAAAAAGCAGCACTTTATACGCTGTGCAGGTAGGGGCGTACTCCAGCATAATTTACGCTTCTCGAGTGGCCAATGACCTTAAAGCAAAAGGTTATGATGCTGTTATAAAAGAAATACCCAATCTTTAA
- a CDS encoding sugar-binding transcriptional regulator yields MNDILSVQKKIVPELVELLEKRYSILKCIYYNQPVGRRMLSDLLKIGERTVRTEVSLLKGQGLITVNSQGMSVTGEGEMLLENLKDFIHELKGLDDIENRLKGELGLKYVIVTPGNVDEDYIFIKDLGKAAADFLRQNLRDDLVIAVTGGSTVAELANAMDSVNRYNNITVVPARGGFGRDVEKQANTIAANLAKKLHGNYKLLHIPDNIGKPALDSMLNEPDIKNVIDIIKKSDVLIYGIGRADEMVRRRNLSEEEMKDILDKGAVAEAFGYYFDKEGNTVYVTTSICLSIRDIERIPCVIAMAGGSRKAEAILATCKTGHLDVLITDEGAAHRMIELLEIKHRDGV; encoded by the coding sequence ATGAATGATATCTTATCAGTTCAAAAAAAGATTGTGCCAGAGCTGGTGGAGTTGCTGGAAAAAAGGTATTCCATATTGAAATGCATATATTACAACCAGCCTGTAGGTAGAAGGATGCTTTCTGATCTTCTTAAGATAGGGGAAAGGACGGTTCGGACGGAGGTCTCGCTGCTAAAAGGACAAGGGCTGATAACGGTAAATTCTCAAGGGATGTCAGTGACCGGCGAAGGCGAGATGTTACTGGAAAACCTCAAAGATTTTATTCATGAGCTCAAAGGCCTAGATGATATTGAAAACAGGCTAAAGGGCGAGCTGGGCCTTAAATATGTGATAGTTACACCGGGCAACGTGGATGAAGATTACATATTTATCAAGGATTTGGGTAAGGCAGCGGCGGATTTTTTAAGGCAAAACCTGAGGGATGATTTGGTCATTGCTGTAACGGGAGGCTCCACTGTAGCAGAGCTGGCCAATGCCATGGACAGCGTAAACCGGTATAATAATATTACGGTAGTCCCTGCGCGAGGTGGATTTGGGCGAGACGTAGAAAAACAGGCTAACACCATAGCCGCTAATCTGGCGAAGAAGTTGCACGGCAATTACAAATTGCTTCATATCCCTGATAACATAGGTAAACCTGCTTTAGACAGTATGCTCAATGAGCCTGATATCAAAAATGTGATAGATATTATCAAAAAGTCTGATGTGCTCATATACGGAATCGGAAGAGCCGATGAAATGGTAAGGAGAAGAAACCTTTCAGAAGAAGAGATGAAGGATATCCTGGATAAAGGCGCTGTAGCCGAAGCCTTTGGCTATTACTTTGATAAGGAAGGCAATACTGTCTACGTAACTACCAGTATATGTCTGAGTATAAGGGACATAGAGAGGATACCATGCGTCATCGCCATGGCTGGCGGCAGCAGAAAAGCAGAGGCTATACTGGCAACGTGCAAGACAGGCCATCTAGACGTGCTCATAACCGATGAAGGTGCAGCCCACAGGATGATAGAGTTGCTTGAGATTAAACACCGGGATGGTGTTTAA
- the queF gene encoding preQ(1) synthase, with translation MPKYDKRWDVDGYEAIDTKILESIPFEYPGSNTEVEYIDPEFTSVCPWTGLPDFGTITIKYIPSDRLVELKSLKYYLNSFRNVGILQEHVVNRILNDLKDLLDPIEMTVKGVFNARGGISTVVTANYKKDI, from the coding sequence ATGCCCAAGTACGATAAAAGATGGGATGTAGATGGATATGAAGCCATCGATACAAAGATATTAGAGTCCATACCCTTTGAATACCCAGGCAGCAATACAGAGGTAGAATACATAGACCCTGAATTTACTTCCGTCTGCCCGTGGACGGGATTGCCCGACTTCGGCACTATTACTATAAAGTATATACCCTCCGACAGGCTAGTGGAGTTAAAGTCGCTTAAATATTATTTAAACTCATTTAGAAATGTAGGTATACTTCAAGAACACGTGGTAAACAGGATATTAAATGACTTGAAAGATTTACTGGACCCTATTGAAATGACTGTAAAAGGCGTCTTTAACGCCAGAGGCGGGATCTCCACTGTAGTAACCGCTAATTACAAAAAGGATATTTAA
- the gap gene encoding type I glyceraldehyde-3-phosphate dehydrogenase: MTVRVGINGFGRIGRNAFKAALEKGSDIEFVAVNDLTDPATLAHLLKYDSLFGKFKGTVEATENSMIVNGKEIKILKETDPSKLPWGELGVDIVIESTGRFTKREDAAKHLQGGAKKVIISAPAKEEDITIVMGVNEDKYDPKNHHIISNASCTTNCLAPVAKVLDDNFGIVRGMMTTVHSYTNDQRILDLPHKDLRRARAAAQSIIPTTTGAAKAVALVMPNLKGKLNGMAMRVPTPTVSITDFVAELKKDVTVEEVNGALKAAAEGPMKGILAYCEEPLVSVDFRGDSHSSIVDALSTMVIEGNMVKVVAWYDNEWGYSNRVIDLVEYIASKGL, from the coding sequence ATGACGGTTAGGGTAGGTATTAACGGTTTTGGTAGAATAGGTAGAAATGCTTTTAAAGCGGCATTGGAAAAGGGCAGTGATATAGAGTTTGTAGCGGTAAACGACTTGACGGATCCGGCTACACTGGCACACCTTTTGAAATACGATTCTCTTTTTGGAAAATTCAAAGGCACTGTAGAGGCCACGGAAAATTCCATGATAGTAAATGGCAAGGAGATTAAGATATTAAAAGAGACAGATCCCAGCAAATTGCCGTGGGGCGAACTGGGAGTGGATATTGTAATCGAATCCACAGGAAGGTTTACAAAGAGAGAGGATGCGGCAAAGCACCTGCAAGGCGGTGCTAAGAAGGTCATCATTTCTGCGCCTGCAAAAGAAGAGGACATTACCATTGTCATGGGTGTCAACGAGGACAAATACGACCCCAAGAATCACCACATCATCTCCAATGCTTCTTGCACAACCAATTGCCTTGCCCCTGTAGCTAAGGTTCTCGATGATAACTTTGGTATTGTAAGAGGTATGATGACCACCGTTCACTCCTATACCAACGACCAGAGGATATTGGATCTGCCTCACAAAGACCTGAGGAGAGCTCGCGCTGCAGCGCAGTCTATAATACCTACTACCACAGGAGCGGCTAAAGCTGTTGCCCTTGTAATGCCCAATCTTAAAGGCAAATTAAACGGCATGGCTATGAGGGTTCCTACTCCCACAGTTTCTATTACGGACTTCGTAGCTGAACTTAAAAAGGATGTTACAGTGGAAGAGGTAAATGGAGCATTAAAGGCTGCAGCAGAAGGTCCGATGAAAGGTATACTGGCGTACTGCGAGGAGCCGCTAGTATCTGTGGACTTCAGGGGAGATTCTCATTCTTCAATAGTAGATGCTCTGTCTACAATGGTCATCGAAGGCAATATGGTAAAAGTGGTGGCATGGTACGACAACGAGTGGGGTTACTCTAACAGGGTTATAGACCTTGTAGAATACATCGCCAGCAAAGGCTTATGA
- a CDS encoding serine hydrolase gives MMLNRAILSAVIVIISILVAFFAIRLPIYTSALPSAKSVRVEKSSEEDRMLQPDYQPLKQKIAEYISSNNLSAGVYFKDLTTNTDFGINENKAFTAASTVKVPIVLYLYTLASEKKVDLNAKIAYDKDKDFESGAGVLEYIAKPGDKYSLRTLANQAITTSDNIANRMIMRYLGKDNIIKFMKNLGGKTVYPGGKNMTTAKDMVTYMEAVISFTKANSELGKMLLDDLAHTVYNSGIPALLPDGLYIPHKEGDLHDVANDVGIVYCQRPYILAVLTDKNKDVETGFKHIARISKMIYDYQINPELFTMSNNEDISASIKSSLKNIFDVKTKALTGITEKNLKDFFDLSSIYGKYAYEHEIRRINYVTSWAKKRNVHFSNIYIDLRIIYTERKGESVWIYAVETMNANYEYDDNNKNLFGIGIRHAIEMVQKDGKWLIKRDWYTDPLDEDTTIHDVTPASTLYSQAQAAFQNLAIQQKANSNTYRYDREKAVKYADMYNGGAYRTEKNHRYNQKYPDYTALGGDCTNFVSQCLGDPEEGGGLPQDYTWFFNGKAGSKAWVQADSLASYLLYSGKGSLIAKGNYEEVEKHLSSLSIGDLIAYEEKNDIVHFAIVTGLNSKSIPVVNSHTSDRYHVPWDLGWDKKTVFWLIHING, from the coding sequence ATGATGCTCAACCGCGCTATACTGAGCGCAGTTATAGTAATCATAAGCATACTGGTCGCATTCTTTGCCATAAGGTTACCTATCTATACTAGCGCGCTCCCATCGGCTAAATCGGTTAGAGTTGAAAAAAGCTCAGAAGAAGACAGAATGCTCCAACCTGATTATCAACCTCTAAAGCAAAAAATCGCAGAGTACATATCATCCAATAACCTGTCAGCAGGCGTGTACTTCAAAGACCTCACCACCAATACCGATTTTGGTATAAATGAAAACAAGGCCTTCACCGCTGCTAGCACAGTAAAAGTGCCCATAGTGCTATATCTTTATACCTTGGCCTCCGAGAAAAAAGTAGACCTTAACGCCAAAATAGCCTATGATAAAGACAAAGACTTTGAATCAGGAGCAGGGGTTTTAGAGTACATCGCTAAGCCAGGAGATAAGTACTCATTGAGGACTCTAGCTAATCAGGCCATTACCACCAGTGACAACATCGCCAATCGGATGATCATGCGCTACCTAGGAAAGGACAACATAATCAAGTTTATGAAAAACCTGGGCGGCAAAACAGTATACCCTGGCGGCAAAAACATGACTACAGCAAAAGATATGGTCACTTATATGGAAGCGGTGATATCCTTTACCAAAGCCAATTCAGAATTAGGAAAAATGCTGCTCGATGACCTGGCCCACACAGTTTATAATTCAGGCATTCCTGCTCTTCTCCCTGATGGACTGTATATACCCCATAAAGAAGGTGATTTACACGACGTAGCCAATGACGTAGGGATAGTTTATTGCCAAAGACCATATATTTTAGCAGTGCTCACTGACAAAAATAAAGATGTAGAAACAGGGTTTAAACACATAGCCCGCATATCAAAAATGATTTACGATTACCAAATAAACCCGGAACTGTTCACCATGAGCAACAACGAAGACATATCAGCTAGTATTAAATCGTCCCTTAAAAACATATTTGACGTAAAGACAAAAGCCCTTACAGGAATAACAGAAAAAAATCTAAAGGACTTTTTTGATTTAAGTTCCATATACGGCAAATACGCATACGAGCACGAGATCAGGCGCATAAATTATGTGACTTCATGGGCAAAAAAGCGAAATGTCCATTTCTCAAATATATACATAGATCTTAGGATAATATATACCGAGAGAAAAGGCGAATCCGTATGGATATACGCCGTTGAAACCATGAACGCCAATTACGAGTATGATGATAATAACAAAAACCTTTTCGGCATAGGTATAAGGCACGCCATAGAAATGGTACAAAAAGATGGAAAATGGCTGATAAAACGAGACTGGTACACGGACCCCTTAGATGAAGATACCACCATCCATGACGTTACACCTGCTTCAACCTTATACAGCCAAGCCCAAGCGGCATTTCAAAACCTAGCAATCCAACAAAAAGCAAACTCAAATACATACCGTTACGATAGGGAAAAAGCCGTAAAATACGCCGACATGTACAATGGAGGTGCTTATCGGACAGAAAAAAACCATAGATACAACCAGAAGTACCCCGACTACACAGCTTTAGGAGGTGACTGTACTAATTTCGTCTCCCAATGCTTAGGAGATCCTGAGGAAGGAGGTGGCCTGCCTCAGGATTACACGTGGTTTTTTAACGGAAAAGCTGGAAGCAAGGCGTGGGTACAGGCCGACTCTTTAGCCAGCTACCTCCTGTATTCTGGAAAAGGAAGCCTTATAGCCAAAGGAAATTATGAGGAAGTGGAAAAGCATCTTAGCAGTCTCTCAATCGGTGACCTTATCGCATACGAGGAAAAAAACGACATAGTGCATTTCGCTATAGTGACTGGATTAAACAGTAAGTCCATCCCTGTGGTCAACTCCCATACATCTGACCGTTATCATGTGCCATGGGACCTAGGCTGGGATAAAAAGACCGTTTTTTGGCTAATACACATTAACGGTTAA
- a CDS encoding DUF4363 family protein: MRHILIVVLVLALIIAGDVGAYRYLKTTSASLNSEVKSMVDYISKGQWEQATASADALRREWGKRKSAWSILVDHKEIDEIEQSLIRAEYYIKTKNKSMSLAESKTLSSIIEHIPDNQLFSIENIL; this comes from the coding sequence ATGAGGCATATTTTGATTGTAGTCCTGGTGCTGGCTTTGATAATAGCGGGAGATGTAGGCGCATACAGGTACCTTAAGACGACATCGGCGTCGCTAAATTCTGAGGTTAAATCTATGGTGGATTATATAAGTAAAGGCCAGTGGGAGCAAGCCACCGCCTCGGCAGATGCCTTAAGGAGGGAATGGGGCAAAAGAAAGTCTGCGTGGAGTATCTTGGTAGACCATAAAGAGATTGACGAGATAGAACAGAGCTTAATACGAGCGGAGTACTACATTAAGACAAAAAATAAATCTATGTCACTTGCAGAGTCAAAGACGCTGTCTAGCATAATAGAGCATATCCCCGATAATCAGTTATTTAGTATAGAAAATATACTGTAA
- a CDS encoding YetF domain-containing protein, with protein MLVVFMRALILYIVVVAVMRIMGKQQVAQLQPYELAVALMIADLGAVPMQNTGIPLVTGIVPILTLLMAQVLISYLSLKSEVVRKVVCGTPSILINRGKINEKELFKERYNVNDLLEQLRSMGYYNIADVEFAILETNGTLSVIPKSDKRPVNPSDLNLKPQYEGVPVPVIIDGKIDEANMKEANIDINWLKTQLALFDVKEIDEVLLASVDDQKRLYVTKKGDR; from the coding sequence TTGTTGGTAGTTTTTATGCGAGCTCTTATTTTGTACATAGTGGTGGTTGCTGTGATGAGGATAATGGGCAAGCAGCAAGTAGCCCAGTTACAACCTTATGAACTTGCCGTCGCTTTAATGATAGCGGATTTAGGAGCGGTGCCCATGCAGAATACAGGGATACCTCTTGTAACAGGTATAGTTCCGATTTTGACCCTTCTTATGGCACAGGTCCTGATATCATACCTCTCGCTAAAAAGCGAGGTGGTTAGAAAGGTGGTATGTGGTACCCCCAGCATACTGATAAACAGAGGAAAGATCAATGAAAAGGAGTTATTCAAGGAGAGGTATAATGTCAACGACTTGTTAGAGCAGTTGCGGTCTATGGGTTATTACAATATAGCGGATGTGGAATTCGCTATATTGGAGACCAATGGTACGTTAAGTGTGATCCCCAAAAGTGACAAAAGGCCTGTCAATCCTTCCGATTTAAATTTAAAACCTCAATATGAAGGGGTACCTGTGCCTGTAATCATCGATGGGAAAATCGATGAGGCTAATATGAAAGAAGCTAATATAGATATTAACTGGCTTAAAACCCAGCTGGCTTTGTTTGACGTAAAAGAGATCGATGAAGTGCTTTTAGCCAGTGTGGATGACCAGAAAAGGCTTTACGTGACGAAAAAAGGAGACAGGTAA